The Kluyveromyces lactis strain NRRL Y-1140 chromosome B complete sequence genome contains a region encoding:
- the IPL1 gene encoding aurora kinase (similar to uniprot|P38991 Saccharomyces cerevisiae YPL209C IPL1 Aurora kinase involved in regulating kinetochore-microtubule attachments associates with Sli5p which stimulates Ipl1p kinase activity and promotes its association with the mitotic spindle potential Cdc28p substrate), producing MRPSLSRDASDTGRRHSLLQQSKLLSIRLSNAGKRPSLSRGHAHEKDSITSSHHRLSTGPVNNNPRRSLMVKKPNTAHGTRVPILNDHNDKFENMTLQDFEIGKILGKGKFGKVYCVKHRETGLICALKAMEKKEIVQYTIQKQFRREVEIQGSFKHKNLTQLYGFFYDEKRVYLLMEYVYYGELYKFLKNNGPLNETLASYFVYQMANALDYMHSKNILHRDIKPENILIGFNNTIKLTDFGWSVYNEDGQKRKTLCGTIDYLSPELIKSREYNNKVDVWALGVLTYELLVGSPPFEEDTKEMTYRRILRCDLKFPLNVSPQARDLIVRLLQFEPSKRIPLSEVKSHAWIANNRGSWTDL from the coding sequence ATGAGACCATCGTTATCGAGGGATGCAAGTGATACAGGAAGAAGGCATTCATTGTTACAGCAGAGTAAACTATTATCGATAAGACTAAGTAATGCAGGAAAACGACCTAGCTTATCACGAGGACACGCACATGAAAAAGACTCGATTACCTCGTCTCATCATAGGTTGAGCACTGGACCAGTGAACAACAATCCTAGAAGATCGCTAATGGTAAAGAAACCCAACACCGCGCATGGTACCCGCGTACCAATATTGAATGATCACAACGAtaagtttgaaaacatgACACTTCAGGACTTTGAAATAGGTAAGATCTTAGGTAAAGGTAAGTTTGGTAAAGTTTATTGCGTTAAACATAGGGAAACGGGGCTAATTTGTGCTTTAAAAGCgatggaaaagaaggaaattgttcaatataCAATTCAGAAACAGTTCAGGAGGGAGGTAGAAATTCAGGGTTCGTTCAAACATAAAAATCTGACACAGCTATATGGATTCTTTTACGACGAAAAACGGGTTTATCTACTTATGGAATATGTCTATTACGGAGAACTATataaatttttgaagaataacGGGCCTTTGAATGAGACGCTGGCATCCTATTTTGTTTATCAAATGGCTAATGCCTTGGATTATATGCATAGTAAAAACATATTGCATAGAGATATAAAACCGGAGAATATCTTAATTGGTTTCAACAACACTATCAAACTGACAGATTTCGGTTGGAGTGTATATAACGAGGATGGACAAAAGAGGAAGACTTTATGCGGAACTATAGATTACCTTTCACCAGAGCTCATTAAATCTAGAGAATATAACAATAAAGTAGATGTTTGGGCCCTAGGAGTTCTAACTTATGAGCTATTAGTTGGATCGCCACCTTTTGAGGAGGATACAAAGGAAATGACATATAGAAGAATTTTGAGGTGCGATCTCAAGTTCCCACTAAATGTTTCACCGCAGGCAAGAGATCTCATTGTAAGATTGCTGCAATTTGAACCTTCCAAGAGAATCCCCCTCTCGGAAGTTAAATCTCATGCATGGATTGCAAATAATCGAGGTTCTTGGACAGATCTTTAG
- the RKM1 gene encoding protein-lysine N-methyltransferase (similar to uniprot|Q08961 Saccharomyces cerevisiae YPL208W) translates to MDKLDQLLAFAKDNGVSLPQNVGFKNVEGKGICCIASDDIEQAVFQLPSHLIITKDLSNKHFRDQVKSKEHHNTWLKLFLSKLKFSDEMIILDNENITKLFRPYIMALPSQVDSPLGWNPSELALLNGTNLYTSLKEKLQSIYDEWWNVIEGTSFQTRQYNIEQLSIDEIYEQITSKVFSEKILDFFSFPAFLWSHLMFTSRAFPERVINPYCDEYNVILLPVLDLLNHENRSKIQWSCSSEGSFIFEKLEPVSKGTEICNNYGAKGNEELLYGYGFVVDGNEFDNLALKLKLPLPVVEKILADGSVYLPTFDDYTTYAFDTVKDTRGNQKKTNDTKPLKALENFADGILYFINADLENLKPLMDLFSLLSKNDNESALSLRCQLTALQSLKNALKQKLYLIIDAEPLESQKDYATCEYRKQCAAIYKSGQISILKDSINNIKRLQKHILTAYKPYLASIKSIMKHDRDFQKDYHELYDQTNNAAPADLIDEFEYAVAWLMVRTQKLARSKEASEYLWVQDQFTNYFSHYTEDSQISNAGKSLHNYFFPNGNDRISVKTMDCIATFINNETFLMESSASNSVPVFTKCIDIHYS, encoded by the coding sequence ATGGATAAATTGGACCAATTGCTGGCATTTGCCAAGGACAATGGAGTTTCACTTCCACAAAATGTTGGATTTAAGAACGTGGAGGGGAAGGGTATCTGTTGCATTGCTAGTGATGACATAGAGCAAGCTGTCTTTCAATTGCCCAGCCATCTGATAATTACCAAGGATCTTTCGAACAAACACTTTAGAGATCAAGTGAAAAGCAAAGAACATCACAATACATGGTTGAAACTGTTTTTGAGCAAGCTAAAGTTTTCAGATGAGATGATCATTTTggataatgaaaacatcacAAAGCTATTCAGACCATACATTATGGCTTTACCATCACAGGTAGATTCTCCGTTGGGATGGAATCCATCTGAGCTTGCTCTGCTGAATGGGACAAACCTTTACACATCTCTAAAGGAAAAGCTACAATCGATATACGACGAATGGTGGAATGTCATAGAGGGGACTTCTTTTCAAACGCGACAGTACAACATTGAACAGCTCAgtattgatgaaatataCGAGCAAATAACGAGTAAAGTATTTTCTGAGAAGATTTTGgacttcttctcttttccaGCGTTCTTATGGTCTCATCTAATGTTTACTTCAAGAGCGTTCCCAGAGAGAGTAATAAACCCATATTGTGATGAATATAATGTGATATTATTACCAGTATTAGACCTTTTAAACCATGAGAATAGATCAAAGATTCAGTGGTCATGTTCCAGTGAAGGAAGttttatatttgaaaaactcGAACCAGTTTCAAAAGGAACTGAAATATGCAATAATTACGGTGCTAAAGGAAACGAAGAGTTATTATATGGATATGGATTCGTAGTCGATGGGAACGAATTCGATAACCTTGCATTGAAACTCAAGTTGCCTTTACCAGTAGTTGAGAAGATTTTAGCAGATGGTTCTGTATACCTTCCAACATTTGATGACTACACAACTTACGCTTTCGATACAGTAAAGGATACCCGTGGAAACCAGAAAAAGACAAACGATACCAAACCATTGAAAGCCCTGGAAAATTTTGCTGATGGAATCCTTTATTTTATCAATGCTGATCTAGAAAATTTGAAACCGTTAATGGATCTTTTCTCACTTCTGAGTAAAAACGATAATGAAAGTGCACTATCATTAAGATGCCAACTGACAGCACTACAATCGTTGAAGAATgcattgaaacaaaaattgTACCTAATAATTGATGCAGAACCATTGGAATCACAAAAGGATTATGCTACATGTGAATATAGGAAACAATGTGCGGCGATTTACAAATCCGGGCAAATCTCGATTCTAAAGGATTCTATCAATAATATAAAGAGGTTACAAAAACACATACTGACTGCCTACAAACCATATCTAGCAAGCATAAAGAGCATTATGAAACATGACCGGGATTTTCAGAAAGACTATCACGAACTATACGACCAAACCAACAATGCCGCACCGGCAGATTTAAtagatgaatttgaatatgCAGTCGCCTGGTTGATGGTGAGAACTCAAAAGCTCGCACGCAGCAAAGAAGCTTCCGAATACCTCTGGGTACAAGATCAATTTACTAATTACTTCTCACATTACACCGAAGACTCTCAAATTTCTAACGCAGGAAAAAGTCTACATAACTATTTCTTCCCCAATGGTAACGATAGAATCTCAGTGAAAACCATGGACTGTATCGCAACTTTTATCAATAATGAGACGTTCCTCATGGAATCATCCGCTTCGAATTCTGTGCCAGTATTTACAAAGTGCATAGACATCCACTACTCCTAA
- a CDS encoding uncharacterized protein (no similarity), which yields MSVISDSSVALFNKIPSGAVLSGVVLCYLLSGGRVSISLALIISFFILKKHSLEVSESGDELENETPKKKKGCCGGKNGGCSSKKLDEFGMPVKKNKGCCGGACKSKKAQDPAPVVEVGYDNEIDFTDSFKN from the coding sequence ATGAGTGTGATATCAGATTCTAGCGTAGCTTTGTTTAACAAAATTCCATCTGGTGCGGTACTCTCCGGTGTTGTACTTTGCTATCTGTTATCTGGTGGTAGAGTCTCCATATCTCTAGCTCTAATTATaagcttcttcatcctcaaGAAGCATAGTTTGGAAGTATCTGAGAGTGGTGATGAACTAGAGAATGAAACacccaagaaaaagaagggATGCTGTGGTGGTAAGAATGGTGGATGTTCCAGTAAGAAACTGGACGAATTTGGCATGCcagtgaagaagaacaaggGATGCTGTGGGGGTGCGTGTAAATCCAAGAAGGCGCAAGATCCTGCACCTGTGGTAGAAGTTGGTTACGATAACGAAATAGATTTCACTGATTCTTTTAAAAATTGA
- a CDS encoding DUF1992 domain-containing protein (conserved hypothetical protein), giving the protein MRPVIKRSVQRLYYSNDGGYMKRRLQDLLESNTIDQNDPLMKISHGSNGKSRDINAIYKDLDDISFKDKYKAELSITDGHNNMNKHARDIATGKPWTSDEDPMDTSLRMLLDVAPKSKGGHGSVSNLGFKSYNSTIREMNEPRSTRRSIRIRDRLEKAQDKVGIYQQDKKSAEDIEKKEASEFRALYAEKFTPIGSFEKLRSIADARIEESMKKGEFKSVKTLYGKETDVVNNHAHIDRTDYHLNNILVRQNIVPPWIEKQGSVDKDIEMFRKELKRKLEADILLRMQRKKLFSTGNSDLLEVFKSISTSSEQFLQNCFDTWAPSTKSFLKSNIPRLNSSLRSYNLQAPLPTQKLYLVEDRELERARKGVDLEELFKTEFEKQLIRKKPSVETNKSSSFSIFNLFKPY; this is encoded by the coding sequence ATGAGACCTGTAATAAAAAGATCAGTACAACGATTATATTATAGTAATGATGGGGGATATATGAAAAGACGGTTACAGGATTTGTTAGAGAGCAATACTATCGATCAGAATGATCCATTGATGAAGATCAGCCACGGTTCAAATGGCAAGAGTAGGGATATCAACGCGATATACAAAGATCTAGATGATATTAGTTTCAAGGATAAGTACAAGGCGGAGCTTTCTATTACTGACGGACATAACAATATGAATAAACATGCACGAGATATCGCAACTGGAAAGCCATGGACTAGTGATGAGGATCCAATGGACACTTCTTTAAGGATGCTTTTAGACGTCGCGCCAAAAAGTAAGGGAGGACATGGTTCTGTTTCGAACTTGGGCTTCAAAAGTTATAATAGTACAATACGTGAAATGAATGAACCTAGATCCACTAGAAGATCTATACGAATTCGGGATCGCTTGGAAAAAGCACAGGATAAGGTTGGAATTTATCAGCAAGATAAGAAATCGGCTGAGGACatagagaagaaagaagccTCCGAATTTAGAGCTCTTTATGCTGAGAAATTTACACCGATTGGAtcctttgaaaaattgCGATCTATCGCTGACGCCAGGATTGAGGAAAGTATGAAGAAAGGAGAATTCAAATCAGTGAAGACACTTTACGGTAAAGAAACTGATGTGGTAAACAATCATGCGCATATCGATAGAACTGACTATCACTTGAACAACATTTTGGTTCGGCAGAACATTGTCCCTCCCTGGATAGAAAAACAAGGAAGTGTTGataaagatattgaaatgtTTAGAAAAGAACTCAAGCGAAAACTTGAAGctgatattcttcttcgaatGCAAAGGAAGAAACTTTTCTCCACAGGAAATAGCGATCTATTGGaagtcttcaaatcaattaGCACCAGTAGTGAGCAGTTCCTCCAAAATTGTTTTGATACATGGGCCCCGTCCACCAAAAgttttttgaaatcaaatatACCAAGACTCAATAGCAGCTTAAGGAGTTATAACTTACAAGCCCCTTTACCAACTCAGAAGCTTTATCTCGTTGAAGACCGTGAGCTAGAACGAGCAAGGAAAGGTGTCGATCTAGAGGAACTATTCAAAACggaatttgaaaaacagTTAATCCGCAAAAAGCCTTCAGTGGAAACGAATAAATCGAGTTCGTTTTCGATATTCAATCTTTTTAAGCCATATTGA
- the ALG2 gene encoding GDP-Man:Man(1)GlcNAc(2)-PP-dolichol alpha-1,3-mannosyltransferase (similar to uniprot|P43636 Saccharomyces cerevisiae YGL065C ALG2 Mannosyltransferase mannosylates Man2GlcNAc2-PP-Dol to form Man3GlcNAc2-PP-Dol which is a precursor required for asparagine-linked protein glycosylation), whose translation MSEAPVHQRKVAFIHPDLGIGGAERLVVDAAAGLQNAGYDVTIYTSHCDKSHCFEEVKNGTLKVEVRGDALPTHIFGKFSILCANLRQLYLTWNLISTGKIEEYDVYIVDQLSSCVPLLHLNAPDSKVLFYCHFPDQLLARRDGLLKKLYRIPFDILEQFTMGVADTILVNSNFTKQVFAKTFQSLAVDPKVVYPCVNVEQEEILPLDKDLMKKILKNNEKYYLSINRYERKKNIELAITAFAQSKQRTSHKLFISGGYDLNNSENIDYLKELETLATELKLKHVHLSYPEYSKSPDKCPSSNFADAQILFLTSVSSSLKELLLQSTEMLLYTPSNEHFGIVPLEAMKYGVPVLAVDTGGPLETVVDYNETPSHIDATGWLRPSDADEWSKVLDQSVDIFEKNHSLFEVNGPKRIKYYFSREAMSKNFDNTIDHIIWKSRGTRLWSTLAPGLLMFTVQYATLLITGDASWPYLLLAAISYFVLRSVKATVYWIIVFCYLNYST comes from the coding sequence ATGTCTGAAGCTCCAGTTCACCAGCGTAAAGTCGCGTTCATACACCCAGATTTAGGAATTGGCGGCGCAGAAAGATTAGTCGTCGATGCTGCCGCTGGCCTACAAAACGCTGGGTATGACGTGACGATTTATACAAGTCATTGCGACAAGTCTCATTGTTTTGAAGAGGTTAAGAATGGTACACTTAAAGTAGAAGTTCGTGGAGACGCATTGCCAACTCATATCTTTGGTAAGTTCTCGATCTTATGCGCCAACTTAAGACAGTTATATTTGACATGGAATCTAATATCTACAGGAAAAATCGAAGAATATGATGTTTATATCGTGGATCAACTATCTTCGTGCGTTCCTTTATTACATTTAAATGCTCCAGACTCAAAAGTGTTGTTTTATTGCCATTTCCCGGATCAATTGCTCGCCAGGCGGGATGGcttattgaagaaactgtATAGAATACCGTTTGACatattggaacaatttACCATGGGTGTAGCAGATACTATTCTAGTTAATTCTAATTTTACAAAGCAGGTATTTGCCAAAACGTTCCAGTCACTAGCCGTTGACCCTAAAGTGGTTTACCCTTGTGTAAACGTAGagcaagaagaaatacttCCTTTAGATAAAGATCTtatgaagaagatcttgaagaacaatgAAAAGTATTATCTATCTATCAACAGATAcgaaaggaaaaaaaacattGAATTGGCTATCACTGCTTTTGCACAATCAAAACAACGTACCTCCCATAAACTATTTATATCTGGAGGTTACGATTTGAATAATTCCGAGAATATCGACTAtctaaaagaattggaaactTTGGCcactgaattgaaattgaagcaCGTTCATCTTTCATATCCAGAATACTCCAAGAGTCCTGACAAGTGTCCATCAAGTAACTTCGCTGATGCTCAAATATTGTTTTTGACTTCTGTGTCATCGTCTCTCAAGGAATTACTATTGCAAAGTACTGAAATGTTGCTATACACTCCTTCTAACGAACACTTTGGAATTGTACCACTCGAGGCTATGAAGTATGGTGTACCTGTTTTGGCAGTAGATACGGGTGGTCCACTAGAAACAGTGGTAGATTACAATGAGACACCTTCTCATATTGATGCAACTGGTTGGTTACGACCATCCGATGCTGATGAATGGTCAAAAGTGTTGGATCAATCCGTAGacatatttgaaaagaatcactCCTTATTCGAAGTTAACGGTCCTAAACGTATTAAGTACTATTTCTCCAGAGAAGCGATGTCCAAAAACTTTGATAATACCATCGACCATATTATTTGGAAGTCAAGAGGAACGCGTTTATGGAGCACATTAGCTCCAGGGCTACTGATGTTCACTGTCCAATATGCTACACTGTTGATAACAGGCGATGCTTCTTGGCCATATTTATTGCTAGCTGCGATTTCTTATTTTGTATTAAGAAGTGTAAAGGCCACTGTGTACTGGATCATCGTTTTCTGTTACCTAAACTATTCAACTTAA
- the SGF73 gene encoding deubiquitination module subunit SGF73 (some similarities with uniprot|P53165 Saccharomyces cerevisiae YGL066W SGF73 SaGa associated Factor 73kDa Probable 73KkDa Subunit of SAGA histone acetyltransferase complex): MSSVNIEIKGIRSDIQLEDLGSSKNGWKELLSIVKNNGNSSDLSSTDIRSKYLSRPSEVLSGVSKEDIRYRNCTACHQPVLVSAIIDHLENHCIDKMPVKKNETQDIMSSPAKSKGSNKRSSSIDPENFDSPSKKQKSSTPSGSTRKQRKIKQRNPTEPHLVNFDKQCGVPLPEGGVCGRSLTCKSHSMGAKRAVEGRSQPFDILLADYQKRNQLKSSASKTRIQKAQQNQQDPQVKQKGKDKNTGKTSSNEVVNESLPKLSPEEETTLVLNGVSRSYPLPLETTVLTSTRSRTKYVRMREMFGSAFSIKPGFKSPGVGAFRSRVGLIDIDRTTDYTFRIRTPQPINASPQNLTPEQLQILQAQRLKQQQQQQQQQQQQQQRQRQSSATGSLSQMQMQIPQSVQAGKPAGQQPMMTQGITPRDIQTQQLIMQQQQQKLLQKKRMEDASAQLDTASKLMQQTIGSPVNTQSRSNSNQPGVQFGVNGYGGRVN; this comes from the coding sequence ATGTCAAGTGTCAATATAGAGATTAAAGGAATCAGATCAGACATTCAATTAGAAGATTTAGGAAGTAGCAAGAACGGTTGGAAGGAGTTACTGTCTATTGTTAAGAATAACGGGAATAGTTCGGATTTATCATCCACGGATATTCGTTCAAAATACTTGAGCAGGCCGTCAGAAGTTTTATCTGGCGTTTCTAAAGAGGATATCCGTTATAGGAATTGTACAGCTTGCCACCAGCCGGTATTGGTGTCAGCTATTATAGATCATTTAGAGAATCACTGTATTGATAAAATGCCTGTGAAAAAGAATGAGACGCAGGATATCATGTCTTCTCCTGCTAAAAGTAAGGGGAGTAATAAGAGATCCTCGTCGATAGATCCTGAGAATTTCGATTCaccttcaaagaaacagaaatcaTCCACTCCTTCTGGATCGACTAGAAAACAAAGGAAGATAAAACAGCGAAACCCGACAGAGCCACATCTGGTTAACTTCGATAAACAGTGTGGTGTACCATTACCTGAAGGTGGTGTTTGCGGTAGATCATTAACATGTAAATCGCACTCAATGGGAGCGAAACGTGCAGTGGAGGGACGGTCACAGCCATTTGACATATTATTAGCTGATTATCAGAAACGCAACCAGTTGAAATCTTCGGCGTCCAAGACTAGAATCCAAAAGGCACAGCAAAATCAGCAGGATCCACAAGTTAAACAAAAGGGGAAAGATAAAAACACTGGGAAAACCAGCAGCAATGAAGTGGTCAATGAGTCATTACCCAAATTGTCCCCTGAAGAAGAGACTACTCTGGTTTTGAACGGTGTTTCACGTTCATACCCACTACCGTTAGAAACTACGGTATTGACTTCTACACGATCAAGAACCAAGTACGTCAGAATGAGAGAAATGTTTGGGTCTGCTTTCAGTATAAAACCAGGCTTTAAGAGCCCTGGAGTTGGTGCGTTCCGCTCAAGGGTCGGTCTTATTGACATTGATAGAACGACTGATTATACGTTCCGTATACGTACGCCTCAACCTATTAACGCATCACCTCAAAACTTGACACCAGAACAGCTTCAAATATTACAGGCCCAACGTttgaaacaacaacagcagcagcagcagcaacaacagcaacaacaacagcgGCAACGACAATCTAGTGCTACCGGATCGTTATCTCAAATGCAAATGCAAATTCCACAGTCAGTTCAGGCTGGAAAACCTGCAGGGCAACAACCCATGATGACCCAGGGCATCACCCCTCGGGATATTCAAACTCAACAGCTAATAatgcaacaacagcaacagaAACTCctgcagaagaaaagaatggaaGACGCCAGTGCTCAACTAGATACGGCTTCTAAGTTGATGCAGCAAACAATAGGCTCACCGGTTAATACTCAAAGTCGAAGCAATTCAAATCAACCTGGTGTTCAATTTGGTGTAAATGGATATGGAGGAAGAGTTAATTAG